One window of the Corynebacterium glutamicum ATCC 13032 genome contains the following:
- the ramB gene encoding acetate metabolism transcriptional regulator RamB gives MGKTYVGSRLRQLRRERDLSQASLAATLGLSASYVNQIEHDVRPLTVPVLLRITEAFGVDATFFSRDDDSRLLAEVQDVMLDREINPANVELQELSEMVYNHPQLARAMVEMHQRYRNVRDKFSIAVDNRTNTPEERRPIAEAVSMPHEEVRDFIYARQNYFDALDRRAEAIAAQLGWQPYDSRAMEDSIARRLQMDHDVTITSSKEESGTLHHFDPETRLLTIHARLNPGQRAFRMATELGYLEANDLIEGIVDDGIWSTPEARTLAIRGVASYFAAAVMLPYKIFHSEAEKSGYDIEYLGQLFGVGYETTAHRLSTLQRPNLRGIPFTFVRVDRAGNMSKRQSATGFHFTHYGGTCPLWNVFETFTNPGQVLRQFAQMPDGRNYLWISRTVRHHEARFGEVDKMFAIGLGCEARHADRTVYSRGFNLQDLSTATPIGSGCRVCTRENCAQRAFPSVHGRINIDAHESTIAPY, from the coding sequence ATGGGAAAGACATATGTGGGGTCCAGGCTGCGCCAACTGCGCCGCGAAAGAGACCTGAGCCAGGCATCCTTAGCAGCAACCCTTGGCTTATCTGCAAGTTATGTAAATCAGATTGAGCACGACGTACGCCCGCTCACCGTACCGGTGTTATTGCGCATCACCGAGGCGTTCGGCGTAGACGCAACGTTTTTCTCCCGCGACGATGACTCCCGCCTGCTCGCCGAGGTCCAAGACGTCATGCTGGACCGGGAGATCAATCCTGCGAACGTGGAGCTGCAAGAGCTTTCGGAGATGGTGTACAACCACCCCCAACTAGCGCGCGCGATGGTGGAAATGCACCAGCGTTACCGAAACGTGCGCGATAAGTTCTCCATCGCAGTGGATAATCGCACCAACACGCCTGAGGAACGCCGTCCCATCGCGGAGGCCGTGAGCATGCCGCACGAAGAGGTCCGCGATTTCATTTACGCCCGCCAAAACTACTTCGATGCCCTTGACCGCCGCGCCGAAGCCATCGCCGCGCAACTGGGCTGGCAGCCGTACGATTCCCGCGCCATGGAAGATTCGATCGCCCGCCGCCTGCAAATGGATCACGATGTCACCATCACCTCCTCCAAAGAGGAATCCGGCACGCTGCACCACTTCGACCCCGAGACGCGTCTGCTGACAATCCACGCACGCCTCAACCCCGGGCAACGCGCCTTCCGCATGGCCACCGAACTCGGCTACCTAGAAGCCAACGACCTCATCGAAGGTATCGTTGACGACGGCATCTGGTCCACCCCCGAAGCCCGCACCCTAGCCATCCGCGGTGTGGCCTCCTACTTCGCCGCCGCCGTGATGCTGCCCTACAAAATCTTCCACTCCGAGGCCGAAAAATCCGGCTACGACATCGAGTACCTAGGCCAACTCTTTGGCGTGGGCTATGAGACAACCGCCCACCGCTTGTCCACCCTGCAGCGCCCCAACCTGCGCGGCATCCCCTTTACCTTCGTGCGCGTCGACCGCGCCGGCAACATGTCCAAACGCCAATCCGCCACCGGCTTCCACTTCACCCACTACGGCGGCACCTGCCCCCTGTGGAACGTGTTTGAAACCTTCACCAACCCCGGCCAAGTGCTCCGCCAATTCGCGCAAATGCCCGACGGACGCAACTACCTGTGGATCTCACGCACCGTGCGACACCACGAAGCCCGGTTCGGCGAAGTAGACAAAATGTTCGCCATCGGCCTGGGCTGCGAAGCGCGCCACGCCGACCGCACTGTGTACTCCCGCGGTTTCAACCTCCAGGACCTCTCCACCGCCACCCCCATCGGGTCCGGCTGCCGAGTGTGCACCCGCGAGAACTGCGCGCAGCGCGCATTCCCATCCGTCCACGGCCGCATCAACATCGACGCGCACGAATCCACTATCGCGCCGTACTAA
- a CDS encoding winged helix DNA-binding domain-containing protein has product MPALSLERVRALRLISQLLAPSAALNFKSERNAVDVAKHMLASQAQQRGSALVALDTRSENADAATALRKSLLIRSWTQRGTHQILAAEDVRWMTLLCSPRILAASAKRRSSLSLDSAAVQRARDALTTAAEKSPVSRTQAYEIFRSVDVDPGEHRGQHLLRHFGGEGDIVQGPPIGTEDSFVLLDSICPLSLALNGDEALTEMTRRYFHSRGAATVKDLVWWTGLTVRDVKKGIAAVSSDGLIHSVEGPNGEEMWIPTWADDVTDAEVSDALALELTLPAFDEYLLSYTDRSHVMDPEHLFSIGPGKNGVFKPFKVVQGEALPV; this is encoded by the coding sequence ATGCCTGCACTTTCTCTGGAACGCGTCCGCGCCCTACGCCTCATTTCACAGCTGCTTGCACCATCTGCGGCGTTGAATTTTAAGTCCGAGCGCAATGCCGTCGACGTGGCAAAACACATGCTCGCCAGCCAGGCCCAACAACGCGGTTCCGCACTCGTTGCGCTAGACACCCGCTCGGAAAACGCCGACGCCGCCACGGCATTAAGAAAGTCACTGCTCATCCGCAGCTGGACGCAGCGCGGCACCCACCAAATACTTGCCGCCGAAGACGTCCGCTGGATGACGCTACTATGCTCCCCACGCATCCTGGCTGCTTCAGCCAAGCGCCGCTCCAGCCTTTCGCTTGATAGCGCCGCAGTCCAGCGCGCCCGCGACGCACTAACAACCGCCGCCGAAAAATCCCCCGTATCCAGAACCCAGGCCTACGAAATTTTCCGATCCGTAGACGTTGACCCCGGCGAGCACAGAGGCCAACATTTACTCCGGCATTTCGGTGGCGAAGGTGACATCGTACAAGGCCCGCCCATCGGAACGGAAGATTCCTTTGTGCTTCTCGATTCCATCTGCCCCCTTTCCCTAGCACTTAACGGCGACGAAGCGCTCACAGAGATGACCCGTCGCTACTTCCACTCCCGTGGTGCTGCCACTGTGAAAGATCTGGTGTGGTGGACCGGACTGACTGTGCGTGATGTAAAGAAAGGCATCGCTGCCGTGTCTTCGGATGGACTGATTCACTCTGTTGAAGGCCCGAATGGTGAAGAAATGTGGATCCCTACCTGGGCAGATGATGTCACAGACGCAGAGGTTTCTGATGCACTAGCGTTGGAACTAACCCTCCCCGCCTTTGATGAATACCTACTTTCCTACACCGACCGCAGCCACGTCATGGATCCCGAGCACCTTTTCAGCATCGGTCCCGGCAAAAACGGTGTGTTCAAACCCTTCAAAGTAGTTCAGGGTGAGGCACTGCCGGTTTAG
- a CDS encoding succinate dehydrogenase cytochrome b subunit — protein MTVRNPDREAIRHGKITTEALRERPAYPTWAMKLTMAITGLMFGGFVLVHMIGNLKIFMPDYAADSAHPGEAQVDVYGEFLREIGSPILPHGSVLWILRIILLVALVLHIYCAFALTGRSHQSRGKFRRTNLVGGFNSFATRSMLVTGIVLLAFIIFHILDLTMGVAPAAPTSFEHGEVYANMVASFSRWPVAIWYIIANLVLFVHLSHGIWLAVSDLGITGRRWRAILLAVAYIVPALVLIGNITIPFAIAVGWIA, from the coding sequence ATGACTGTTAGAAATCCCGACCGTGAGGCAATCCGTCACGGAAAAATTACGACGGAGGCGCTGCGTGAGCGTCCCGCATACCCGACCTGGGCAATGAAGCTGACCATGGCCATCACTGGCCTAATGTTTGGTGGCTTCGTTCTTGTTCACATGATCGGAAACCTGAAAATCTTCATGCCGGACTACGCAGCCGATTCTGCGCATCCGGGTGAAGCACAAGTAGATGTCTACGGCGAGTTCCTGCGTGAGATCGGATCCCCGATCCTCCCACACGGCTCAGTCCTCTGGATCCTACGTATTATCCTGCTGGTCGCATTGGTTCTGCACATCTACTGTGCATTCGCATTGACCGGCCGTTCTCACCAGTCCCGCGGAAAGTTCCGCCGTACCAACCTCGTTGGCGGCTTCAACTCCTTCGCGACCCGCTCCATGCTGGTGACCGGAATCGTTCTCCTTGCGTTCATTATCTTCCACATCCTCGACCTGACCATGGGTGTTGCTCCAGCAGCCCCAACCTCATTCGAGCACGGCGAAGTATACGCAAACATGGTGGCTTCCTTTAGCCGCTGGCCTGTAGCAATTTGGTACATCATTGCCAACCTGGTCCTGTTCGTCCACCTGTCACACGGCATCTGGCTTGCAGTCTCTGACCTGGGAATCACCGGACGCCGCTGGAGGGCAATCCTCCTCGCAGTTGCGTACATCGTTCCTGCACTGGTCCTGATCGGCAACATCACCATTCCGTTCGCCATCGCTGTTGGCTGGATTGCGTAA
- a CDS encoding succinate dehydrogenase/fumarate reductase iron-sulfur subunit: MKLTLEIWRQAGPTAEGKFETVQVDDAVAQMSILELLDHVNNKFIEEGKEPFAFASDCREGICGTCGLLVNGRPHGADQNKPACAQRLVSYKEGDTLKIEPLRSAAYPVIKDMVVDRSALDRVMEQGGYVTINAGTAPDADTLHVNHETAELALDHAACIGCGACVAACPNGAAHLFTGAKLVHLSLLPLGKEERGLRARKMVDEMETNFGHCSLYGECADVCPAGIPLTAVAAVTKERARAAFRGKDD; the protein is encoded by the coding sequence ATGAAACTTACACTTGAGATCTGGCGTCAAGCAGGCCCAACTGCGGAAGGCAAGTTCGAAACCGTCCAGGTTGACGACGCCGTCGCGCAGATGTCCATCCTGGAGCTGCTTGACCACGTAAACAACAAGTTCATCGAAGAAGGCAAAGAACCATTCGCGTTCGCCTCTGACTGCCGCGAAGGCATTTGTGGTACCTGTGGTCTCCTCGTGAACGGTCGCCCTCACGGCGCCGACCAGAACAAGCCTGCCTGTGCGCAGCGCCTGGTCAGCTACAAGGAAGGCGACACCCTCAAGATCGAACCACTGCGTTCCGCCGCATACCCAGTGATCAAGGACATGGTCGTCGACCGCTCCGCACTGGACCGTGTCATGGAACAGGGTGGCTACGTGACCATCAACGCAGGTACCGCACCTGACGCTGATACCCTCCACGTCAACCACGAAACCGCAGAACTCGCACTTGACCACGCAGCCTGCATCGGCTGTGGCGCATGTGTTGCTGCCTGCCCTAACGGCGCAGCACACCTGTTCACCGGCGCAAAGCTTGTTCACCTCTCCCTCCTCCCACTGGGTAAGGAAGAGCGCGGACTGCGTGCACGTAAGATGGTTGATGAAATGGAAACCAACTTCGGACACTGCTCCCTCTACGGCGAGTGCGCAGATGTCTGCCCCGCAGGCATCCCACTGACCGCTGTGGCAGCTGTCACCAAGGAACGTGCGCGTGCAGCTTTCCGAGGCAAAGACGACTAG
- a CDS encoding TetR/AcrR family transcriptional regulator, with amino-acid sequence MDIEEQPSLREIKRQMTLEAIEDNATRLILERGFDNVTIEDICAEAGISKRTFFNYVESKESVAIGHTAKLPTDEEREAFLATRHENIIDTVFDLVINLFGNHDNSKSGVAGDIMRRRKEIRVKHPELAVQHFARFHQAREGLEHLIVEYFEKWPGSQHLDEPADREAIAIVGLLISVMLQGSREWHDMPQGTQADFQACCRKAIKNTFLLRGGFSE; translated from the coding sequence GTGGATATTGAAGAGCAGCCCTCGTTAAGAGAAATCAAGCGCCAAATGACCCTGGAAGCGATAGAAGATAACGCAACCAGGCTCATTCTGGAGCGTGGCTTCGACAATGTCACAATCGAAGACATCTGCGCAGAGGCAGGGATATCCAAGCGCACATTCTTTAACTACGTGGAGTCCAAAGAGTCTGTGGCCATCGGGCACACAGCCAAGCTCCCAACGGATGAAGAACGTGAAGCATTCCTGGCTACGCGTCATGAAAATATTATCGATACTGTATTTGACCTGGTAATCAACCTCTTTGGCAACCACGACAACTCCAAGTCTGGAGTTGCAGGCGACATTATGCGTCGACGCAAAGAGATCCGGGTGAAGCATCCAGAACTGGCAGTGCAACATTTCGCCAGGTTCCACCAAGCACGCGAAGGGCTAGAACACCTAATTGTTGAGTACTTCGAAAAATGGCCAGGCTCCCAACATCTAGATGAGCCTGCAGATCGAGAAGCAATCGCCATAGTTGGCCTGCTGATCTCGGTCATGCTTCAAGGTTCTCGTGAATGGCACGACATGCCACAAGGCACGCAAGCTGATTTCCAAGCCTGCTGTCGCAAAGCAATTAAAAATACTTTTCTTCTTAGAGGTGGATTTTCAGAATGA
- a CDS encoding DUF445 domain-containing protein, with the protein MGKHEVAQQTVPGPSPEMEAQRRKELRKHKAIATGLLIFAAAVYFLCRFVETRPGETAAWVGFVRAAAEAGMIGGLADWFAVTALFRHPLWLPIPHTAIIPRKKDQLGEALSGFVGDNFLNAQLITEKVSQARIPERAGEWLAQPENGEKVSREVGKLTANIVRAIDPSDAEAVIKSAVIDKLAEPTWGPPAGRLLEQLLAEGKAEPVVQELAQWLHKKALGSEPLIDRLLNERRPIWAPKFTAQLVSGKVYDEVIKFTEAVAADPNHEARKSLRRFLNKLAQDLQHDPGMIIKVEEIKRDIMGSGAIAQAAPTIWASASESLIESAEDESSILRRKIAEAATSWGQRLLVDDSLRHSLDTRITGAAAFLADNYAPEVTGIISETIERWDAEEASEKIELMVGKDLQYIRLNGTIVGALAGLAIYAISHILFGA; encoded by the coding sequence ATGGGAAAACATGAGGTTGCTCAGCAGACGGTTCCGGGTCCTTCGCCGGAAATGGAAGCGCAGCGGCGTAAAGAGTTGCGCAAGCACAAGGCCATTGCCACTGGCCTGTTGATTTTTGCTGCCGCTGTATATTTTCTTTGCCGTTTCGTGGAGACCCGTCCGGGTGAAACTGCAGCGTGGGTAGGTTTTGTGCGCGCTGCGGCAGAGGCCGGAATGATTGGCGGGTTGGCCGACTGGTTCGCGGTCACCGCGCTGTTCCGTCATCCATTGTGGCTGCCTATTCCGCACACTGCGATTATCCCGCGCAAGAAAGACCAGTTAGGTGAGGCCTTAAGCGGGTTTGTGGGGGATAACTTCCTAAATGCCCAGCTCATTACGGAAAAAGTCTCTCAGGCGCGGATCCCAGAGCGCGCCGGGGAGTGGCTCGCCCAGCCGGAAAACGGGGAGAAAGTTTCGCGCGAAGTCGGCAAATTGACCGCTAATATTGTGCGCGCAATCGATCCGTCAGATGCTGAAGCGGTGATTAAATCTGCGGTGATCGACAAGCTTGCGGAACCCACCTGGGGCCCACCAGCTGGGCGGTTGCTGGAACAACTCCTCGCCGAAGGCAAAGCCGAACCAGTTGTCCAGGAACTCGCGCAGTGGCTGCACAAAAAGGCGTTGGGCTCCGAGCCGCTGATTGATCGCCTGCTCAACGAGCGCCGCCCGATTTGGGCGCCGAAATTCACTGCGCAGCTGGTCAGCGGCAAAGTCTATGACGAGGTCATAAAATTCACTGAAGCCGTCGCTGCCGATCCTAACCACGAGGCCCGCAAATCGCTGCGCCGATTCCTTAATAAATTGGCGCAAGACCTGCAGCATGACCCAGGCATGATTATTAAAGTTGAAGAAATCAAACGCGACATCATGGGCTCCGGCGCCATCGCGCAAGCCGCGCCAACCATCTGGGCGTCAGCCTCCGAGTCGCTCATTGAATCCGCAGAAGATGAGTCATCAATTCTGCGTCGCAAAATTGCCGAAGCAGCTACCAGCTGGGGTCAAAGATTGCTTGTCGACGACTCCCTCCGGCATTCACTCGACACCCGGATTACCGGCGCCGCTGCTTTCCTCGCCGACAATTACGCCCCCGAAGTCACCGGCATTATCTCCGAAACCATTGAACGATGGGACGCTGAAGAAGCTTCAGAGAAAATCGAACTCATGGTGGGCAAAGACCTCCAATACATCCGCCTTAATGGCACAATTGTAGGTGCATTAGCAGGACTGGCCATTTACGCTATTTCCCATATCCTCTTCGGAGCTTAA
- a CDS encoding DUF2516 family protein has protein sequence MDISMLNVITSYTIWAIFAIIGICGFVGAFLAATTREDAFEVADRQKKMVWVAILIASGFVLTALGPSIPILPWVAIIMIGLYWFDVRPQIKSILEGAGGW, from the coding sequence ATGGATATTTCCATGCTCAACGTAATAACGAGCTACACCATTTGGGCCATTTTTGCCATCATCGGCATCTGCGGATTCGTTGGTGCCTTCTTGGCAGCCACCACCAGAGAAGATGCCTTTGAGGTTGCTGATCGCCAAAAGAAAATGGTGTGGGTAGCAATCCTTATCGCATCCGGATTTGTCCTCACCGCGCTAGGTCCATCGATTCCGATCCTGCCATGGGTCGCCATCATCATGATCGGCCTGTACTGGTTTGATGTTCGCCCGCAAATCAAGAGCATCCTTGAAGGTGCCGGCGGCTGGTAA
- a CDS encoding fumarate reductase/succinate dehydrogenase flavoprotein subunit, translated as MSTHSETTRPEFIHPVSVLPEVSAGTVLDAAEPAGVPTKDMWEYQKDHMNLVSPLNRRKFRVLVVGTGLSGGAAAAALGELGYDVKAFTYHDAPRRAHSIAAQGGVNSARGKKVDNDGAYRHVKDTVKGGDYRGRESDCWRLAVESVRVIDHMNAIGAPFAREYGGALATRSFGGVQVSRTYYTRGQTGQQLQLSTASALQRQIHLGSVEIFTHNEMVDVIVTERNGEKRCEGLIMRNLITGELTAHTGHAVILATGGYGNVYHMSTLAKNSNASAIMRAYEAGAYFASPSFIQFHPTGLPVNSTWQSKTILMSESLRNDGRIWSPKEPNDNRDPNTIPEDERDYFLERRYPAFGNLVPRDVASRAISQQINAGLGVGPLNNAAYLDFRDATERLGQDTIRERYSNLFTMYEEAIGEDPYSSPMRIAPTCHFTMGGLWTDFNEMTSLPGLFCAGEASWTYHGANRLGANSLLSASVDGWFTLPFTIPNYLGPLLGSERLSEDAPEAQAAIARAQARIDRLMGNRPEWVGDNVHGPEYYHRQLGDILYFSCGVSRNVEDLQDGINKIRALRDDFWKNMRITGSTDEMNQVLEYAARVADYIDLGELMCVDALDRDESCGAHFRDDHLSEDGEAERDDENWCFVSAWEPGENGTFVRHAEPLFFESVPLQTRNYK; from the coding sequence ATGAGCACTCACTCTGAAACCACCCGCCCAGAGTTCATCCACCCAGTCTCAGTCCTCCCAGAGGTCTCAGCTGGTACGGTCCTTGACGCTGCAGAGCCAGCAGGCGTTCCCACCAAAGATATGTGGGAATACCAAAAAGACCACATGAACCTGGTCTCCCCACTGAACCGACGCAAGTTCCGTGTCCTCGTCGTTGGCACCGGCCTGTCCGGTGGTGCTGCAGCAGCAGCCCTCGGCGAACTCGGATACGACGTCAAGGCGTTCACCTACCACGACGCACCTCGCCGTGCGCACTCCATTGCTGCACAGGGTGGCGTTAACTCCGCCCGCGGCAAGAAGGTAGACAACGACGGCGCATACCGCCACGTCAAGGACACCGTCAAGGGCGGCGACTACCGTGGTCGCGAGTCCGACTGCTGGCGTCTCGCCGTCGAGTCCGTCCGCGTCATCGACCACATGAACGCCATCGGTGCACCATTCGCCCGCGAATACGGTGGCGCCTTGGCAACCCGTTCCTTCGGTGGTGTGCAGGTCTCCCGTACCTACTACACCCGTGGACAAACCGGACAGCAGCTGCAGCTCTCCACCGCATCCGCACTACAGCGCCAGATCCACCTCGGCTCCGTAGAAATCTTCACCCATAACGAAATGGTTGACGTCATTGTCACCGAACGTAACGGTGAAAAGCGCTGCGAAGGCCTGATCATGCGCAACCTGATCACCGGCGAGCTCACCGCACACACCGGCCATGCCGTTATCCTGGCAACCGGTGGCTACGGCAACGTGTACCACATGTCCACCCTGGCCAAGAACTCCAACGCCTCGGCCATCATGCGTGCATACGAAGCCGGCGCATACTTCGCGTCCCCATCGTTCATCCAGTTCCACCCAACCGGCCTGCCTGTGAACTCCACCTGGCAGTCCAAGACCATTCTGATGTCCGAGTCGCTGCGTAACGACGGCCGCATCTGGTCCCCTAAGGAACCGAACGATAACCGCGATCCAAACACCATCCCTGAGGATGAGCGCGACTACTTCCTGGAGCGCCGCTACCCAGCATTCGGTAACCTCGTCCCACGTGACGTTGCTTCCCGTGCGATCTCCCAGCAGATCAATGCTGGTCTCGGTGTTGGACCTCTGAACAACGCTGCATACCTGGACTTCCGCGACGCCACCGAGCGCCTCGGACAGGACACCATCCGCGAGCGTTACTCCAACCTCTTCACCATGTACGAAGAGGCAATTGGCGAGGACCCATACTCCAGCCCAATGCGTATTGCACCGACCTGCCACTTCACCATGGGTGGCCTCTGGACTGACTTCAACGAAATGACGTCACTCCCAGGTCTGTTCTGCGCAGGCGAAGCATCCTGGACCTACCACGGTGCAAACCGTCTGGGCGCAAACTCCCTGCTCTCCGCTTCCGTCGATGGCTGGTTCACCCTGCCATTCACCATCCCTAACTACCTCGGCCCATTGCTTGGCTCCGAGCGTCTGTCAGAGGATGCACCAGAAGCACAGGCAGCGATTGCGCGTGCACAGGCTCGCATTGACCGCCTCATGGGCAACCGCCCAGAGTGGGTCGGTGACAACGTTCACGGACCTGAGTACTACCACCGCCAGCTTGGCGATATCCTGTACTTCTCCTGTGGCGTTTCCCGAAACGTAGAAGACCTCCAGGATGGCATCAACAAGATCCGTGCCCTCCGCGATGACTTCTGGAAGAACATGCGCATCACCGGCAGCACCGATGAGATGAACCAGGTTCTCGAATACGCAGCACGCGTAGCCGACTACATCGACCTCGGCGAACTCATGTGTGTCGACGCCCTCGACCGCGACGAGTCCTGTGGCGCTCACTTCCGCGACGACCACCTCTCCGAAGATGGCGAAGCAGAACGTGACGACGAAAACTGGTGCTTCGTCTCCGCATGGGAACCAGGCGAGAACGGAACCTTCGTCCGCCACGCAGAACCACTGTTCTTCGAATCCGTCCCACTGCAGACAAGGAACTACAAGTAA
- a CDS encoding CGLAU_01105 family protein gives MSDAKDDSILSKWSNAASELSGAVSGVAKKLREELSEKETFSKLKTEASEAVDQAKSGSYLDAGKEFARDAGSIIKDAAKTVKGAVSDSDKNDVKSAFGNAVEASRDKFDDTLEKRKAKKDSPEPGDDDIIDGEVIPPQN, from the coding sequence ATGTCCGATGCAAAAGACGATTCCATCTTGTCCAAGTGGAGCAATGCAGCTTCCGAGCTCAGCGGTGCCGTCAGTGGAGTAGCGAAGAAGCTCCGTGAAGAACTCTCTGAGAAGGAAACCTTCAGCAAGCTTAAAACCGAAGCCAGCGAAGCCGTCGATCAAGCAAAGTCCGGCTCCTACCTAGATGCCGGTAAGGAATTCGCCCGCGACGCCGGATCCATCATCAAAGATGCAGCCAAAACCGTCAAAGGTGCCGTCAGTGATTCCGATAAAAACGACGTGAAATCCGCCTTCGGTAACGCCGTGGAAGCTTCCCGCGACAAGTTCGATGACACCCTCGAAAAGCGCAAGGCTAAGAAGGATTCCCCAGAACCAGGCGATGACGATATCATCGATGGAGAAGTAATTCCTCCGCAGAATTAA